In a single window of the Nitrospira sp. MA-1 genome:
- a CDS encoding ABC transporter ATP-binding protein: MVKLAEVEKAFGEQSVLKGVTLDIPKGKITTIIGPSGEGKSVMLKHIIGLVRPDRGKIIVDGTDLTRINDRELNEIRKKFAMLFQSAALFDSMNVFDNVAFPLREKRRAAEQDICRLVQEMLERVELGNMGHKFPAELSGGMKKRAGLARALVMRPEIILFDEPTTGLDPLMAHAIHKLILAMQKTFGFTGIMVSHQIPEIFPISDWVAMLKNGKIIAMSPSDEFQQTADPVVREFISVNNGIHLAPA; encoded by the coding sequence ATCGTTAAGCTGGCCGAAGTAGAAAAAGCATTTGGCGAGCAGTCTGTGCTTAAAGGGGTCACACTGGACATTCCTAAGGGTAAAATTACCACGATCATCGGTCCAAGCGGTGAGGGGAAAAGTGTGATGCTCAAACACATCATTGGATTGGTTCGTCCTGATCGAGGCAAGATCATCGTTGATGGAACAGACCTTACACGAATTAATGATCGGGAATTAAATGAAATACGCAAAAAATTTGCTATGTTGTTCCAATCGGCCGCCTTATTTGATTCCATGAATGTATTTGATAACGTCGCGTTTCCCCTGCGGGAAAAACGAAGGGCTGCTGAACAGGATATATGTCGATTGGTTCAAGAAATGCTGGAAAGGGTGGAGTTGGGAAACATGGGTCATAAATTTCCAGCAGAATTGAGCGGAGGGATGAAGAAGCGTGCAGGTCTGGCGAGAGCTCTGGTGATGAGGCCTGAGATTATTTTATTTGATGAACCGACGACGGGACTGGATCCACTGATGGCCCATGCAATCCACAAGCTCATTTTAGCTATGCAAAAAACATTTGGGTTCACGGGGATTATGGTGAGTCACCAAATTCCAGAGATCTTTCCTATTTCAGATTGGGTTGCTATGTTAAAGAATGGAAAGATCATTGCTATGAGTCCATCGGATGAATTCCAGCAGACTGCCGATCCCGTCGTTCGTGAGTTTATTTCAGTCAATAATGGTATTCATCTTGCTCCTGCCTGA
- the mlaD gene encoding outer membrane lipid asymmetry maintenance protein MlaD, whose translation MERGKLELIVGIFVLVGVICLGYLAIKLGKLELVGGDYYELQAEFSSTSGLKNGASVEIAGVEVGRVKNIGLKQDRAQVVLAIQDGITVFDDAIASIKTRGIIGEKFMELSPGGAGERLETGGTIIDTESGIDLEQVISQFIHGNVE comes from the coding sequence ATGGAACGTGGAAAACTTGAATTAATTGTCGGCATATTTGTGTTGGTGGGGGTCATTTGTCTTGGGTATTTGGCCATTAAACTTGGAAAACTTGAATTGGTTGGTGGTGATTATTACGAACTCCAGGCCGAATTCTCTTCTACATCCGGGTTAAAAAACGGAGCTTCTGTAGAAATTGCGGGAGTGGAAGTGGGCCGGGTAAAGAATATCGGTCTGAAACAAGATCGGGCTCAAGTGGTCCTTGCGATCCAGGACGGGATCACCGTGTTTGACGATGCGATTGCTTCAATAAAAACTCGGGGGATTATCGGAGAAAAATTCATGGAATTATCTCCCGGGGGTGCTGGAGAACGCCTGGAAACTGGTGGAACCATTATAGATACTGAATCTGGAATTGATTTGGAGCAGGTGATTAGTCAATTTATCCACGGCAATGTTGAATGA
- a CDS encoding ABC transporter substrate-binding protein: MKMGANASRRCQWSNSLRNVAIIFFGWVVVSLACLTVAWGGGTPTGAVKETVDQVFVVLRDQALKDPGKEMERRAKLEEIIGRRFDYAEMAKRTLAAQWKGLSPEQQQEFVTLFQQFLANSYVGNVDGYSGEEVEYLKEREKGGFAEVQTKVVSPKVQIPLDYRLLQKNGEWRVYDVVIDGVSLMKNYRGQFSRIINSSSFEALLEKLRSKADLGTSS, translated from the coding sequence ATGAAGATGGGAGCAAATGCATCTCGAAGGTGTCAGTGGAGCAATTCTTTAAGAAATGTGGCGATTATTTTTTTTGGTTGGGTGGTAGTTTCTCTTGCATGCTTAACTGTTGCATGGGGAGGAGGAACTCCAACCGGAGCGGTCAAGGAGACCGTTGATCAGGTATTTGTGGTGCTGAGAGATCAAGCGTTGAAGGATCCTGGGAAAGAGATGGAGCGCCGGGCGAAGCTTGAAGAAATCATTGGGCGGCGATTTGACTATGCCGAAATGGCCAAGCGCACCCTGGCTGCTCAGTGGAAGGGATTAAGTCCAGAGCAGCAACAAGAATTTGTAACTTTATTTCAGCAGTTTTTGGCAAATTCCTACGTTGGTAATGTAGACGGGTATTCGGGGGAAGAGGTGGAATACCTAAAAGAACGCGAAAAGGGAGGATTTGCTGAAGTCCAGACCAAAGTGGTGTCTCCAAAAGTGCAGATACCCTTGGATTATCGTCTGTTGCAAAAAAATGGGGAGTGGCGGGTATATGACGTGGTAATTGATGGAGTGAGCTTGATGAAAAATTACCGCGGACAATTTTCTCGCATTATTAACTCCTCATCGTTTGAGGCCCTTCTCGAGAAACTTCGTTCAAAAGCCGACCTGGGGACTTCGTCCTAA
- a CDS encoding BamA/TamA family outer membrane protein encodes MISLRFWGLALFRLAVGGAILPSSNALAENSFFVVPAVSSSKNDGQDFGLITPILNSDTEGNLRSLVAPMLIHNSFLGVRGTLNYFHYWSGGRQMEAVGSYTEEIERKLKFRFQDPGFIEGLFFVDIGAQFFKNATKRFYGLGQITPQDNETNYTGREIQVHWNFGIHLNDVTRLAVNQRFRDVEIQPGGVDSEPYAKDRFPGDPGMKGATILAHRLVFQYDSRDNLNTPTAGTRFEAFGELAQNFDAGKNDDMLYFLSGFDIRHLIPSPSKRYIFVARAMVQLSFGSDIPFYEQSSLGGEDNLRGFGRDRFIDKHMVAFNVEERIHLFGMKMFNVGIECELAPFVDMGRTYPNFEFRQFHDWEVTPGVGFRAIVRPNVMARVDWGYSKEGGAVFAGLNYPF; translated from the coding sequence GTGATATCGCTTCGTTTCTGGGGCCTGGCGTTATTTCGCCTGGCTGTGGGCGGCGCTATCCTTCCCTCATCAAACGCACTCGCCGAGAATTCGTTTTTTGTGGTCCCTGCGGTTTCTTCTTCAAAAAATGATGGGCAGGACTTCGGGCTGATTACACCGATATTGAATTCAGATACGGAAGGGAACCTCCGTTCTCTCGTTGCCCCGATGCTGATCCACAATTCCTTTTTAGGAGTTCGGGGAACCTTGAACTATTTTCATTATTGGTCTGGCGGGAGGCAAATGGAGGCGGTCGGTTCGTATACCGAGGAAATTGAACGAAAGCTGAAATTTCGCTTCCAGGACCCTGGGTTTATCGAAGGGTTGTTCTTTGTGGATATTGGAGCACAATTTTTTAAAAATGCGACCAAGCGGTTTTATGGCTTAGGGCAAATCACTCCTCAAGATAATGAAACAAACTATACTGGTCGTGAAATTCAAGTCCATTGGAACTTTGGAATTCATTTGAATGATGTGACGCGTTTGGCGGTTAACCAAAGGTTTCGAGATGTAGAAATTCAACCGGGAGGCGTTGATAGCGAACCATATGCCAAGGATCGGTTTCCAGGAGATCCGGGAATGAAAGGCGCGACGATTTTGGCTCACCGTCTTGTATTCCAATATGATTCCAGGGATAACCTTAATACCCCCACAGCAGGGACTCGATTCGAAGCGTTTGGAGAATTGGCTCAGAACTTTGATGCTGGAAAAAATGACGATATGTTGTACTTTCTGTCAGGGTTTGATATCAGACACCTGATTCCGAGTCCCTCTAAGCGATATATTTTTGTGGCAAGGGCGATGGTGCAATTAAGTTTTGGGAGCGATATTCCCTTTTACGAGCAAAGTTCTTTGGGTGGAGAAGATAACCTCAGGGGCTTTGGGAGGGATAGATTTATAGACAAGCATATGGTGGCATTTAATGTTGAGGAGCGTATTCATCTATTTGGGATGAAAATGTTTAACGTCGGTATCGAATGTGAATTAGCGCCATTTGTTGATATGGGGCGGACCTATCCAAATTTCGAATTTCGCCAGTTCCATGACTGGGAGGTAACGCCTGGAGTGGGATTCCGAGCCATCGTTCGTCCCAATGTCATGGCCCGCGTCGATTGGGGGTATAGTAAGGAGGGTGGAGCCGTGTTTGCGGGGCTCAATTATCCTTTCTGA
- a CDS encoding TRAP transporter TatT component family protein, producing MLTISENMNQYVRLSLFSLMTGLLFLPSGTLWGEEVTDQQYPESLEKELGTLMREGAANSTDLTRLLRLAGLYLDLGYGVYIDREQKLAAFQEGARVAQKALDLRESSAEAHFLYAANLGSAAELEGLVSAALTIQKLKKHVHRVLELDPENVQAHHMLGRMYEELPWVLGGDQELAGDHLKMAVSLDSLYAPAGLDLAKWYLKHEQTLEAVRELTRVVNTPPLKKRWIWERIHRPEAQDLLQQILSQGNVGRSNDHS from the coding sequence GTGCTGACAATATCTGAAAATATGAATCAATATGTGCGTCTAAGTTTATTCTCGCTAATGACGGGACTCCTCTTTCTCCCTTCTGGGACATTGTGGGGTGAGGAGGTAACCGATCAGCAATATCCCGAGAGCCTTGAAAAGGAGCTGGGGACCTTGATGAGGGAAGGAGCTGCAAATTCAACCGACCTGACTCGCTTGCTTCGGTTGGCCGGCTTGTATCTGGATCTGGGTTATGGGGTGTACATTGATCGGGAGCAGAAGTTAGCAGCGTTCCAGGAGGGAGCCAGGGTTGCCCAAAAAGCCCTTGATCTTCGTGAGTCTTCTGCGGAGGCCCATTTTTTGTATGCTGCCAATCTTGGGAGTGCTGCGGAGTTGGAGGGTTTGGTCTCGGCGGCATTGACAATTCAGAAGTTGAAGAAGCATGTGCATCGAGTGTTGGAACTTGATCCGGAAAATGTTCAGGCTCACCATATGTTAGGGCGAATGTATGAGGAATTGCCTTGGGTCTTAGGAGGCGATCAGGAGTTGGCTGGGGATCACTTGAAAATGGCGGTTTCTCTCGATAGCCTTTATGCACCGGCGGGGCTGGATCTTGCAAAGTGGTACCTGAAGCACGAGCAAACATTGGAGGCGGTGAGGGAGCTAACGCGGGTTGTTAACACGCCCCCTCTTAAAAAGAGGTGGATATGGGAACGGATTCATCGACCGGAAGCACAAGACTTACTGCAGCAGATTCTTAGTCAGGGGAATGTTGGTCGTTCCAATGATCATTCCTAA